In one window of Gossypium hirsutum isolate 1008001.06 chromosome A01, Gossypium_hirsutum_v2.1, whole genome shotgun sequence DNA:
- the LOC107917532 gene encoding MYB-like transcription factor ETC1: MAESEYSSSENASTDSNSIAEQSKQDLELQFSEDEETLVIRMFNLVGERWGLIAGRIPGRTAEEIEKYWNTRYSTSQ, encoded by the exons atggCTGAATCTGAATATTCTTCGAGTGAAAATGCATCTACGGACTCCAACTCCATAG CGGAACAAAGTAAACAAGATTTGGAACTTCAATTCTCAGAAGATGAGGAAACACTAGTAATCAGGATGTTTAATTTAGTTGGAGAAAG GTGGGGTTTGATCGCTGGGAGAATCCCTGGAAGAACAGCCGAGGAGATTGAGAAATATTGGAACACAAGATACTCAACAAGCCAGTGA
- the LOC107916579 gene encoding DDRGK domain-containing protein 1 gives MEEIVALFLSMFLVLALVPLYIWKRRQNTRPTVEHVEERQAPRRENVVRGGAGARSRMRRRPAAGGASSSSAATAEETADGSEEEEEGDGYYEAKASKKKEKKRQERDAQRRAEEAARESRQTKQDQYAEMRRKKDEEREAEERRLEEEAQARKAKEEEAAALEFEKWKGAFSVDAEGTTENELQDGSQDLLSNFVEYIKNHKCIPLEDLAGEFKLRTQECINRITSLESMGRLSGVMDDRGKYIYISMEEMKAVADYIKRQGRVSISHLASKSNQFIDLEPKVQFTEEISTAEEITVA, from the exons atggagGAAATAGTAGCTTTGTTTCTTTCAATGTTTCTCGTTCTAGCATTGGTTCCGTTATATATATGGAAACGCCGTCAGAATACTCGACCAACCGTTGAACATGTTGAAGAACGGCAG GCTCCAAGAAGGGAAAATGTAGTACGTGGTGGGGCCGGTGCTCGTAGTAGGATGCGGAGGAGACCAGCTGCAGGAGGAGCTAGCTCGTCGTCTGCTGCAACTGCTGAAG AAACTGCTGATGGAAGtgaggaagaagaggaaggagATGGATATTATGAGGCTAAAGCATccaagaagaaggaaaagaaacgGCAAGAAAGGGATGCACAACGAAGG GCTGAAGAGGCTGCTCGTGAGTCAAGGCAGACTAAACAGGATCAATATGCTGAAATGCGGAGGAAAAAGGATGAGGAGCGTGAGGCAGAGGAACGTAGGCTG GAAGAAGAAGCTCAAGCTCGAAAGGCCAAGGAGGAAGAAGCTGCTGCCTTGGAGTTTGAAAAGTGGAAAGGAGCATTTTCTGTTGATGCTGAAGGAACCACAGAGAACGAATTGCAAGATGGAAGTCAGGATTTGCTTTCTAATTTTGTGGAATACATTAAG AATCATAAATGTATTCCTTTGGAAGATCTTGCTGGAGAATTCAAATTGAGAACCCAG GAATGTATCAATAGGATCACCTCCCTTGAAAGTATGG GGCGACTTTCAGGTGTCATGGATGATAGAGGGAAGTATATATACATCTCAATGGAGGAGATGAAGGCTGTAGCTGACTATATCAAGCGTCAAGGAAGAGTAAGCATTTCACATTTAGCTAGCAAATCTAACCAGTTCATCGATCTAGAGCCGAAAGTTCAATTTACAGAGGAGATCAGCACAGCAGAGGAAATCACTGTTGCTTGA
- the LOC107916938 gene encoding protein translation factor SUI1 homolog 2, with product MSDLDVQIPTAFDPFADANAEDSGAGAKDYVHIRVQQRNGRKSLTTVQGLKKEFSYNKILKDLKKEFCCNGTVVQDPELGQVIQLQGDQRKNVSTFLVQAGIVKKENIKIHGF from the exons ATGTCTGATCTCGACGTCCAAATTCCCACTGCCTTTG ATCCCTTTGCCGATGCAAATGCTGAGGACTCAGGTGCGGGTGCAAAGGACTATGTGCACATTCGTGTTCAGCAACGGAACGGTAGGAAAAGCCTGACAACTGTCCAGGGGTTGAAGAAAGAATTCAGCTACAACAAGATACTCAAAGACCTCAAAAAGGAGTTTTGCTGCAATGGCACCGTGGTCCAAGACCCTGAATTAGGCCAG GTTATTCAACTTCAAGGTGACCAGCGTAAGAACGTATCTACCTTCCTTGTTCAG GCTGGCATTGTGAAGAAGGAAAACATCAAAATCCATGGTTTCTAA
- the LOC107917921 gene encoding thiamine thiazole synthase, chloroplastic, giving the protein MASSMATTLTSSSKLCRNTSLFESSFHGVPIKPLSFHFKTKSSHCNASISMSAASPPPYDFNNFRFDPIKESIVSREMTRRYMMDMIIYADTDVVVVGAGSAGLSCAYELSKNPSVQIAIVEQSVSPGGGAWLGGQLFSAMVVRKPAHRFLDELAIEYDEQDDYVVIKHAALFTSTIMSKLLARPNVKLFNAVAAEDLIVKEGRVGGVVTNWALVSMNHDTQSCMDPNVMEAKVVVSSCGHDGPFGATGVKRLKSIGMIDSVPGMKALDMNTAEDAIVRLTREIVPGMIVTGMEVAEIDGSPRMGPTFGAMMISGQKAAHLALKSLGLPNAIDGTHVGTIHPELILAVADSAETADA; this is encoded by the exons ATGGCATCTTCCATGGCTACAACTCTCACTTCCTCTTCAAAGCTTTGCAGGAACACTTCTCTCTTCGAGTCTTCCTTCCATGGGGTTCCAATTAAGCcactttcttttcatttcaaaacaaagtcTTCCCATTGCAACGCATCCATTTCCATGTCTGCAGCATCACCTCCACCctatgattttaataatttcagGTTTGACCCCATCAAGGAGTCCATCGTCTCACGTGAGATGACACGCAGGTACATGATGGACATGATCATCTATGCTGATACCGATGTGGTGGTCGTCGGTGCCGGCTCCGCTGGGCTCTCTTGTGCCTATGAGCTTAGCAAGAACCCCTCCGTACAGATCGCTATTGTCGAGCAGTCTGTTAGCCCCGGAGGTGGTGCCTGGCTCGGTGGACAGCTTTTCTCTGCCATg GTAGTGCGGAAACCAGCTCATCGCTTCCTCGACGAACTCGCCATTGAATATGATGAACAAGACGACTATGTTGTGATCAAGCATGCAGCCCTTTTCACATCCACAATCATGAGCAAGCTTCTAGCCCGCCCCAACGTGAAGCTGTTCAACGCTGTGGCGGCGGAAGACTTAATAGTGAAGGAAGGGAGAGTTGGTGGTGTTGTGACAAACTGGGCTCTAGTGTCAATGAACCATGACACACAGTCCTGCATGGACCCTAATGTGATGGAGGCCAAGGTGGTGGTGAGCTCTTGTGGTCATGATGGGCCATTTGGAGCCACCGGGGTGAAGAGGTTGAAAAGCATTGGGATGATTGATAGTGTGCCAGGGATGAAGGCACTGGATATGAATACAGCTGAGGATGCTATAGTGAGGCTGACTAGGGAAATTGTGCCTGGGATGATTGTCACCGGGATGGAAGTTGCTGAGATTGATGGATCCCCAAGAATG GGGCCAACATTTGGAGCAATGATGATATCAGGGCAAAAGGCAGCCCATCTTGCCCTGAAATCATTAGGATTGCCTAATGCAATTGATGGAACACATGTGGGAACCATTCACCCGGAGCTAATCTTGGCCGTTGCAGATTCTGCCGAGACCGCTGACGCTTAG
- the LOC107917922 gene encoding COBRA-like protein 10 translates to MKVPGLKLICLAFLFIHTRILVCYGALDDAVDDYTDETPAKPPPPEMDNCNGVFLSYAFTSRTKALPLLKNVSAQPWTFNAMATVVNSGTEEVKGWKMYIGFQHKEILVSATNAVLIDGGGDFPTAVGNGTTLAGYPKADLKTSIDTAGDFNQIAVQVELKGSMFGLGEKATPMPKTISLKNDGWRCPTPTKYKTYMHACCKRDLKFKVNSNKKSKFAARQNGDLTFMYDVVKSYEGSYEAQVTMDNSSPIGRLDRWNLTWEWMRGEFIYSMKGAYTPRFDTSDCVYGLAGRYLKGFDFTNVMNCEKKPTITDLPLTKVNDTQIGKIPYCCKNASLLPPQMDPSRARAIFQLRVYKLPPDTPPTILYPPQRWNITGVLNARYHCGPPIRVDPSEFANLKGFDAKVYAIASWQVVCNMTRPEKRKTRCCVSFSAYYSDGAIPCSTCACGCDNIDTDKCNPDKPAMHLPPDALLLPSENRTAKTKAFAKLKKKGIPKKLPCPDNCGVSINWHINTDHKAGWSARMTLFNWQEAPFVDWFVAVEIKKAYPDYDNVFSFNGTKKLKGIKNTIFFQSLKDLNYLVEMKNGSKPSDPKVPGKQQSVISFTKKKTPNIKIRKGDGFPSKVYFNGEECALPRSFPSSGHRSHLSIASFILISITTTFLLIITRFI, encoded by the exons ATGAAAGTGCCTGGGTTGAAACTCATATGTCTTGCTTTTCTATTTATCCACACAAGAATCCTGGTGTGTTACGGCGCTCTAGACGATGCTGTCGACGACTATACGGACGAGACACCGGCTAAGCCGCCGCCGCCCGAGATGGACAATTGTAATGGTGTATTCTTGAGCTATGCTTTCACGTCAAGGACTAAAGCATTACCCCTCCTGAAAAACGTTTCAGCTCAGCCGTGGACGTTTAACGCCATGGCCACCGTTGTAAATTCTGGGACGGAAGAGGTAAAAGGATGGAAGATGTATATTGGGTTTCAACATAAAGAGATATTGGTGTCCGCAACCAACGCCGTCCTGATTGATGGTGGCGGGGATTTCCCGACGGCGGTTGGAAATGGAACAACCTTAGCAGGGTACCCCAAGGCAGACCTCAAGACATCTATTGACACTGCTGGGGATTTTAATCAAATTGCCGTCCAGGTTGAGCTCAAGGGTTCCATGTTCGGATTAGGTGAGAAGGCCACTCCTATGCCTAAGACCATCAGCCTCAAAAACGATGGCTGGAGATGCCCCACGCCTACTAAATATA AAACCTACATGCATGCATGTTGCAAAAGGGATCTGAAATTCAAAGTGAATTCCAATAAGAAAAGCAAGTTCGCGGCTAGGCAAAATGGAGACCTCACCTTCATGTACGATGTTGTTAAATCATATGAAGGTAGCTACGAGGCCCAAGTAACGATGGACAACAGCAGCCCCATCGGCAGGCTGGACCGTTGGAACCTGACATGGGAATGGATGAGAGGGGAATTCATTTACTCCATGAAAGGAGCCTACACTCCTAGATTTGATACCTCCGACTGCGTTTATGGCTTAGCTGGTCGTTACCTCAAGGGTTTCGATTTCACGAATGTTATGAATTGTGAAAAAAAGCCAACCATTACTGATTTGCCACTTACTAAAGTAAATGATACCCAGATTGGTAAGATCCCTTATTGTTGTAAAAATGCAAGTCTGTTGCCACCACAAATGGATCCCAGCAGAGCCCGAGCCATTTTTCAATTAAGGGTGTATAAATTGCCCCCTGATACCCCACCCACTATTTTATACCCACCACAAAGATGGAACATTACCGGCGTCCTTAATGCTCGCTACCACTGTGGGCCTCCGATTAGAGTAGATCCCTCAGAGTTCGCTAATCTAAAGGGGTTCGATGCTAAAGTATATGCCATCGCAAGTTGGCAAGTTGTGTGCAACATGACAAGACCAGAGAAAAGGAAAACTAGGTGTTGTGTTTCCTTCTCAGCTTACTACAGCGATGGTGCTATTCCATGCAGCACCTGTGCTTGCGGATGTGATAATATCGACACCGATAAATGTAATCCCGATAAACCTGCGATGCATCTCCCACCCGATGCACTCCTCCTTCCTTCCGAAAACAGGACTGCTAAAACTAAAGCCTTTGCTAAACTCAAGAAGAAAGGGATTCCCAAGAAGTTGCCTTGCCCTGACAACTGTGGGGTCAGCATCAACTGGCATATCAACACCGATCACAAGGCCGGATGGTCGGCTCGGATGACGCTGTTCAATTGGCAAGAAGCTCCATTCGTGGACTGGTTCGTAGCCGTTGAAATTAAAAAAGCATACCCTGATTACGACAATGTGTTTTCCTTTAATGGAACCAAGAAGCTCAAAGGCATCAAGAACACCATTTTCTTCCAAAGCTTGAAGGACTTGAATTACCTGGTGGAAATGAAAAATGGGTCTAAACCGAGTGATCCTAAAGTCCCTGGAAAACAGCAATCCGTTATTTCATTCACTAAGAAAAAGACGCCCAATATAAAAATTCGAAAGGGCGATGGTTTCCCTTCCAAGGTCTACTTCAATGGCGAAGAATGTGCACTTCCTCGTAGTTTCCCGAGTTCAGGGCACCGTTCTCATCTTTCCATTGCAAGTTTCATCTTGATATCTATTACCACCACTTTCTTGCTCATCATAACCCGTTTCATTTGA